A part of Actinomycetota bacterium genomic DNA contains:
- a CDS encoding cysteine desulfurase family protein, whose product MSRAYLDHASTSPARPGVVEAMWSWLGFAADPGRAHHEGHEARAAVELARQQVGDLLGARPREVVFTSGATEAIAAAVWGAAGRGPHQVVTAVEHSAVRDAAARHDVTVVAVDGLGRVSPSAVAAAVRPGETAAVHVQWANHEVGTVQPVREVVEACRERGVLVHVDAAAAAGHVAVDFAATGADLMSVSAHKLGGPQGVGALVVRRGLRLEPLLVGGQQERGRRAGMENVAGIVGFGAAAAHIAAGGLEAEAERQLQLTGTALAGALAVPGVVAYGDTSPGGRLPHIVCLGVEGVEAEAVLLGLDQAGVAVHSGSACSSESLEPSPVLEAMGVDAARSLRVSVGWSTTEQDVAAFARALPAVVGRLRSLGRAGAEGRPRA is encoded by the coding sequence GTGAGCCGGGCTTACCTCGACCACGCGTCGACATCGCCGGCCCGGCCGGGGGTGGTCGAGGCCATGTGGTCGTGGCTGGGGTTCGCGGCCGACCCCGGGCGAGCCCACCACGAGGGCCATGAGGCCCGGGCCGCGGTGGAGCTGGCCCGCCAGCAGGTGGGCGACCTCTTGGGGGCGCGGCCCCGGGAGGTGGTGTTCACCAGCGGGGCGACCGAGGCCATCGCGGCCGCCGTGTGGGGCGCCGCCGGGCGGGGGCCCCATCAGGTGGTCACGGCCGTGGAGCACTCGGCCGTCCGGGACGCGGCCGCCCGCCATGACGTGACGGTGGTGGCGGTCGACGGGCTGGGCCGGGTGAGCCCGTCGGCCGTGGCCGCGGCCGTACGGCCCGGGGAGACCGCAGCCGTACACGTCCAGTGGGCCAACCACGAGGTCGGCACTGTCCAACCCGTGCGCGAGGTCGTGGAGGCGTGCCGGGAGCGGGGAGTGCTCGTCCACGTGGACGCGGCGGCGGCCGCGGGCCACGTGGCCGTCGACTTCGCGGCCACCGGGGCCGACCTCATGTCCGTCTCGGCCCACAAGCTGGGCGGTCCCCAGGGGGTGGGCGCCCTGGTCGTGCGCCGGGGGCTGCGGCTCGAGCCCCTCCTCGTCGGCGGCCAGCAGGAACGGGGCCGGCGGGCGGGCATGGAGAACGTGGCCGGGATCGTCGGGTTCGGGGCGGCCGCCGCCCACATCGCGGCCGGGGGCCTGGAAGCCGAAGCCGAGCGCCAGCTCCAGTTGACCGGCACCGCCCTGGCTGGCGCCCTGGCCGTCCCCGGGGTGGTGGCCTATGGGGACACGAGCCCCGGGGGCCGCCTCCCCCACATCGTGTGCCTGGGGGTCGAAGGCGTGGAGGCCGAGGCCGTCCTGCTGGGCCTCGACCAGGCCGGGGTGGCCGTCCACTCCGGCAGCGCGTGCTCGTCCGAGTCGCTGGAGCCCTCCCCGGTACTTGAGGCCATGGGCGTGGACGCGGCCCGGTCCCTACGGGTATCGGTGGGGTGGTCGACCACCGAGCAGGACGTGGCCGCGTTCGCCCGGGCGCTGCCGGCGGTGGTGGGCCGGCTGCGCTCGCTGGGGCGCGCCGGTGCCGAAGGACGGCCGCGGGCGTAG
- a CDS encoding TNT domain-containing protein, with amino-acid sequence MRRLRHSLAVLGAVLCLATVPVPAAAGTAAAVVACSIPLDGDPRLGPSDLPTTGPVAIMVSNWRRFGDLSSAEFLHRYWDAAANDGRGSYIFPPDDGYYRAVMVAGSLPVGTQVDRFGSEFGSFLAPRLTRYQQRAIPPQSLNTFDPAYPCNYHTYRVAKRLPVRLGPIAPWFEQMGLGLQYQLDASLLPGAPAPLSVLWLVDNGYLDRTN; translated from the coding sequence ATGAGGCGGTTGCGGCATTCACTAGCGGTCCTGGGCGCGGTCCTCTGCCTGGCCACGGTCCCCGTGCCGGCCGCCGCGGGCACGGCGGCGGCGGTCGTCGCCTGCAGCATCCCCCTCGACGGCGACCCGCGCCTCGGCCCGTCCGACCTGCCGACGACCGGGCCGGTGGCCATCATGGTCAGCAACTGGCGGCGCTTCGGCGACCTGTCGTCGGCCGAGTTCCTCCATCGTTATTGGGACGCGGCGGCCAACGACGGCCGCGGGAGCTACATCTTCCCGCCCGACGACGGCTATTACCGGGCGGTGATGGTCGCGGGCTCGCTCCCGGTCGGCACCCAGGTCGACCGGTTCGGCAGCGAGTTCGGGTCGTTCCTGGCACCCCGGTTGACCCGCTACCAGCAGCGGGCCATCCCGCCGCAGAGCCTGAACACGTTCGACCCGGCCTACCCGTGCAACTACCACACCTACCGGGTGGCCAAGCGGTTGCCGGTACGCCTCGGGCCCATCGCCCCGTGGTTCGAGCAGATGGGCCTCGGCCTGCAGTACCAGCTCGACGCCAGCCTCCTGCCCGGGGCCCCGGCGCCGCTGAGCGTGCTGTGGCTGGTCGACAACGGCTACCTCGATCGCACCAACTGA
- a CDS encoding helix-turn-helix domain-containing protein: protein MVDAPLPLRPLASLTADEFAAGVAAATAAFGDPTRREIYLFLRHADQGVTAGEVAERFELHPNVARHHLDKLAAGGYLDVGVERVEGSGAGRPSKRYRATAKETGLEFPARRDDLLITLLVRALRLLPPETAEEVAEQVGIEYGEALAHSMSPGDGHRSFRVSLHAVADALTAHGFAAHAEPRGGSLAIIAEQCPFGDAAVQHPFICAVDRGIIKGMLGTLYGETVPETEASRPQGDQICVTVV, encoded by the coding sequence ATGGTGGACGCTCCCCTACCGCTGAGACCGCTGGCGTCGCTGACCGCCGACGAGTTCGCGGCCGGGGTGGCCGCCGCCACCGCCGCCTTCGGCGATCCCACCCGCCGCGAGATCTACCTGTTCCTGCGCCACGCCGACCAAGGCGTCACCGCCGGGGAGGTGGCCGAGCGCTTCGAGCTGCACCCCAACGTGGCCCGCCACCACCTCGACAAGCTGGCCGCCGGGGGCTACCTCGACGTCGGGGTCGAGCGGGTCGAGGGCTCCGGCGCGGGCCGGCCGTCCAAGCGCTACCGGGCCACGGCCAAAGAGACCGGCCTCGAGTTCCCGGCCCGCCGCGACGACCTGCTCATCACCCTGCTCGTGCGGGCCTTGCGCCTGCTCCCGCCCGAGACGGCCGAGGAGGTGGCCGAGCAGGTGGGCATCGAGTACGGCGAGGCCCTGGCCCACTCCATGTCCCCGGGTGACGGCCACCGCTCCTTCCGGGTCTCGCTCCATGCCGTGGCCGACGCCCTCACGGCCCACGGCTTCGCGGCCCACGCCGAGCCCCGGGGTGGCTCGCTGGCCATAATCGCCGAGCAGTGCCCGTTCGGCGACGCCGCCGTCCAGCACCCGTTCATCTGCGCCGTCGACCGGGGCATCATCAAGGGCATGCTCGGCACCCTCTACGGCGAGACCGTCCCCGAGACCGAGGCCTCCCGCCCCCAGGGCGACCAGATCTGCGTCACAGTCGTGTAG
- a CDS encoding VOC family protein: protein MSATDHTTTDDVYWRGVHHLALVTSDMDATVRFYHGVLGARLVMTIATPAFKHYFFDIAPGNALAFFEYVGEPIEQFSKPAGVPFPQASQFDHLALGLADEEALLRLRDRLKSHDCEVTDVVDHGTLRSIYFTDPNGIALEASWWTADATGRPVDYGDDRFFADPDPVPAVRELRATGRLEWTPRTTLVSEVTKDLYKLPTGD, encoded by the coding sequence ATGTCCGCCACCGACCACACCACCACCGATGACGTGTACTGGCGGGGCGTCCACCACCTCGCCCTGGTCACGTCCGACATGGACGCCACCGTCCGCTTCTACCACGGAGTGCTCGGTGCCCGGCTGGTGATGACCATCGCCACGCCGGCCTTCAAGCACTACTTCTTCGACATCGCCCCGGGCAACGCGCTGGCCTTCTTCGAATACGTCGGCGAGCCCATCGAGCAGTTCTCCAAGCCGGCGGGCGTCCCCTTCCCGCAGGCCAGCCAGTTCGACCACTTGGCCCTGGGCCTGGCCGACGAGGAGGCCCTGCTCCGCCTGCGCGACAGGCTGAAGTCCCACGACTGCGAGGTGACCGACGTGGTCGACCACGGCACCCTGCGGTCGATCTACTTCACCGACCCCAACGGCATCGCCCTGGAGGCGTCGTGGTGGACGGCCGACGCCACCGGTCGGCCCGTCGACTACGGCGACGACCGGTTCTTCGCCGACCCCGACCCGGTGCCGGCAGTGCGCGAGCTGCGCGCCACGGGCCGCCTGGAGTGGACGCCCCGCACCACGCTGGTCAGCGAGGTCACCAAGGACCTGTACAAGCTGCCCACCGGCGATTGA
- a CDS encoding Mrp/NBP35 family ATP-binding protein, with protein MVTREQVIDALRPVQDPELQMSVVELDMVRDVRIDGGAVAVTIALTVVGCPLRAEIERRVTEAVGPLAGVESVSVELTVMTDEERAQVKQKVQGGHGQAGHAHPHGGGEGAPEVVLPFADPSSKTRVLGLSSGKGGVGKSSVSVNLAIALARLGHEVAILDADVYGFSVPKMLGIDHEPVVIDQMIVPPVGHGVKVISTGFFVPDDQPVIWRGPMLHKALEQFLTDVLWGEPDYLLIDMPPGTGDVALSMAKFMPRAEVLVVTTPQPAAQRVAQRSAYAARKVNLAVRGVIENMSWFTGDDGRRYEIFGSGGGELLAQQLGVPMLGQVPLVTALREGGDTGAPVTVTDPGGEASQAFAAIASRIGELGPTRVYRPELRIS; from the coding sequence ATGGTCACCCGCGAGCAGGTCATCGACGCACTGCGACCGGTGCAGGACCCCGAGCTCCAGATGAGCGTCGTCGAGCTCGACATGGTCCGCGACGTGAGGATCGACGGGGGCGCCGTGGCCGTCACGATCGCCCTCACGGTGGTCGGCTGCCCGCTGCGGGCCGAGATCGAACGCCGGGTCACCGAAGCCGTGGGCCCGCTGGCGGGCGTCGAGAGCGTGTCGGTCGAGCTGACCGTCATGACCGACGAGGAGCGGGCCCAGGTCAAGCAGAAAGTCCAGGGCGGCCACGGCCAGGCCGGCCACGCTCATCCCCACGGCGGGGGGGAGGGTGCCCCCGAGGTGGTGCTGCCGTTCGCGGACCCGTCGTCCAAGACCCGGGTGCTGGGCCTGTCGTCGGGCAAGGGCGGGGTGGGCAAGTCGTCGGTGAGCGTCAACCTGGCCATTGCCCTGGCCCGGCTCGGCCACGAGGTGGCCATCCTCGACGCCGACGTCTACGGCTTCTCCGTGCCCAAGATGCTGGGCATCGACCACGAGCCGGTGGTCATCGACCAGATGATCGTCCCCCCGGTGGGCCACGGCGTGAAGGTCATCTCCACCGGCTTCTTCGTGCCCGACGACCAGCCCGTGATCTGGCGGGGCCCCATGCTGCACAAGGCCCTCGAGCAGTTCCTCACCGACGTGCTGTGGGGCGAGCCCGACTACCTGCTCATCGACATGCCCCCGGGCACGGGGGACGTGGCCCTGTCGATGGCCAAGTTCATGCCCCGGGCCGAGGTGCTGGTGGTCACCACGCCCCAGCCGGCGGCCCAGCGGGTGGCCCAGCGGTCGGCCTACGCAGCCCGCAAGGTCAACCTGGCGGTGCGGGGCGTGATCGAGAACATGAGCTGGTTCACCGGCGACGACGGCCGGCGCTACGAGATCTTCGGGTCTGGAGGCGGCGAGCTGCTGGCCCAGCAGCTGGGCGTTCCCATGCTGGGCCAGGTGCCCCTGGTCACGGCCCTGCGCGAGGGGGGCGACACCGGGGCCCCGGTCACCGTGACCGACCCCGGCGGGGAGGCTTCCCAGGCGTTCGCGGCCATCGCCAGCCGCATCGGGGAACTGGGCCCGACCCGGGTCTACCGCCCCGAGCTGCGTATCAGTTGA